In Nocardioides faecalis, the following proteins share a genomic window:
- a CDS encoding DUF58 domain-containing protein translates to MALLTRVRTRAELIARRRVRTLLDGRHASTVHSRSLDFSDLRAYVPGDDVADIDWKATARHGDLLVKRHVAERKAVVMLVVDTGRELAAASHWAPGTTDLKRDVAVTAAGLLGWIALRAGDHVGMVHTGPHGLTATRPSTREVALERMLEAVVQSCEPDAGAQRTLELLDHAAGAMRRRTLMVLVLGDVEPDTALEHRLVRLAAQHELVVLTVADVDPTAIARRGVSATDVVAARPVPGFVGAHPVLAAELAAADADRHERLDAALRRLGVPHVRLARLEDAIPDLLSLMEGRRRGR, encoded by the coding sequence ATGGCGCTCCTCACTCGTGTCCGCACCCGGGCGGAGCTGATCGCCCGCCGGCGGGTCCGCACCCTGCTGGACGGGCGGCACGCCTCGACGGTGCACTCGCGCAGTCTCGACTTCTCCGACCTGCGCGCCTACGTGCCCGGCGACGACGTCGCCGACATCGACTGGAAGGCCACGGCCCGCCACGGGGACCTGCTCGTCAAGCGCCACGTCGCTGAGCGCAAGGCCGTGGTGATGCTTGTCGTGGACACCGGGCGCGAGCTCGCGGCCGCCTCCCACTGGGCACCGGGGACGACCGACCTCAAGCGCGACGTCGCCGTGACCGCGGCGGGACTGCTCGGCTGGATCGCTCTGCGTGCCGGCGACCACGTCGGCATGGTCCACACCGGCCCGCACGGCCTCACGGCCACCCGCCCCAGCACCCGGGAGGTCGCCCTCGAGCGGATGCTGGAGGCGGTGGTGCAGTCCTGTGAACCGGATGCCGGAGCGCAGCGCACGCTCGAGCTGCTGGACCACGCCGCCGGCGCGATGCGCCGGCGCACCCTGATGGTGCTGGTGCTGGGCGACGTGGAACCCGACACCGCCTTGGAGCACCGTCTGGTCCGGTTGGCAGCCCAGCACGAGCTGGTGGTGCTGACCGTCGCGGACGTCGACCCCACCGCCATCGCTCGTCGCGGGGTGTCGGCCACCGACGTCGTCGCCGCCCGGCCCGTGCCCGGCTTCGTCGGCGCGCATCCGGTCCTCGCGGCCGAGCTGGCCGCCGCCGATGCCGACCGTCACGAACGACTGGACGCGGCCCTGCGACGGCTGGGCGTGCCCCACGTCCGGCTGGCCCGGCTCGAGGACGCGATCCCTGACCTGCTGTCACTGATGGAGGGGAGGCGGCGTGGCCGCTGA
- a CDS encoding ABC transporter ATP-binding protein, whose protein sequence is MTFEIEGLAVWLPGRGVAVGPVSFSVDGVTVLTGRSGAGASVVADVLGDALPRAALVRGTWSQHVTIHHVGGVRLDPTLDVTVAQALGSNGALAARLWREVTGQEDLRVRARTLDPATAAVLPALHGVIRSRATRAEGTPTLLVLDQPLTHLTPSLRRALAETVRACADSGVDVCWIEHDLAVAVPHADTVVEFLEGQGPAVQAGATWTPRTLPLPPEAALARALGAPRAAWWDLAGLGAHPEVRSAVPTRGAAPARDATATSVSPGRSGLPWPVEVVAGETLGIVPADGDRSTALAVAARLAATTDGEARPRPRLSWPDHVALGRLVTAWCRAHGGDPAAVLAEAGRLAVVDPARTLRQHSTGECRAVAWALGTASGRTEVLDQPEAGLDAHGRRVLASALAERDASTAVLLVSHDAELLVRACHRLLVLPPAGSGPDGAAVLGPPALVADRLPQPPALRRAGSRALRVADVLRESR, encoded by the coding sequence ATGACCTTCGAGATCGAGGGGTTGGCCGTCTGGCTCCCCGGGCGTGGCGTCGCGGTCGGCCCCGTCTCCTTCTCCGTCGACGGAGTGACGGTGCTGACCGGACGCAGCGGGGCCGGTGCGTCCGTGGTCGCCGATGTCTTGGGAGACGCGCTCCCCAGGGCGGCGCTCGTGCGGGGCACGTGGTCGCAGCACGTCACGATCCACCATGTGGGCGGCGTGCGGCTCGACCCGACCCTGGACGTCACGGTGGCTCAGGCGCTGGGGTCCAACGGTGCCCTGGCTGCGCGGCTCTGGCGAGAGGTGACGGGACAGGAGGACCTCCGCGTCCGGGCCCGGACCCTCGATCCGGCGACAGCGGCGGTCCTTCCTGCTCTGCACGGGGTGATCCGGTCGCGGGCCACCCGCGCCGAGGGAACCCCTACGCTGCTCGTCCTCGACCAGCCGCTGACCCACCTCACGCCCTCGCTGCGACGCGCACTCGCCGAGACCGTGCGTGCCTGCGCCGACTCCGGGGTCGACGTCTGCTGGATCGAGCACGATCTCGCCGTGGCCGTTCCCCACGCCGACACGGTCGTGGAGTTCCTCGAAGGCCAGGGCCCAGCCGTGCAGGCGGGCGCGACGTGGACCCCGCGGACGCTGCCGCTGCCGCCCGAGGCGGCGCTGGCGCGGGCCCTCGGCGCTCCCCGTGCCGCGTGGTGGGACCTCGCTGGGCTGGGCGCCCACCCCGAGGTGCGCTCGGCGGTGCCGACCCGAGGTGCCGCACCGGCACGGGACGCCACCGCGACCTCGGTCTCGCCCGGGCGCTCCGGCCTGCCCTGGCCGGTCGAGGTGGTCGCGGGCGAGACGCTCGGGATCGTGCCGGCCGACGGCGACCGGAGCACGGCGCTTGCCGTGGCCGCTCGGCTCGCGGCGACCACGGACGGCGAGGCACGGCCACGTCCGCGGCTGAGCTGGCCGGACCACGTCGCTCTCGGCCGCCTGGTGACCGCGTGGTGTCGCGCCCACGGGGGAGACCCCGCTGCGGTCCTCGCCGAAGCCGGACGGCTCGCCGTCGTCGACCCGGCGCGCACCCTGCGCCAGCACAGCACCGGTGAGTGTCGCGCAGTGGCGTGGGCCCTCGGGACCGCATCCGGGCGGACCGAGGTCCTCGACCAGCCGGAGGCGGGGCTCGACGCCCACGGACGTCGTGTCCTGGCGTCGGCGCTGGCCGAACGTGACGCGAGCACCGCGGTCCTGCTCGTGTCCCATGACGCCGAGCTGCTGGTCCGTGCCTGTCACCGTCTGCTCGTCCTTCCTCCGGCCGGGAGCGGACCCGACGGCGCGGCCGTGCTGGGCCCGCCTGCCCTGGTGGCCGACCGGCTTCCGCAACCACCCGCGCTGCGTCGCGCCGGATCCCGTGCCTTGCGCGTGGCTGACGTCCTGAGGGAGTCCCGATGA
- a CDS encoding vWA domain-containing protein, with protein sequence MALIQWWVGAAVVGAALVTALAAWRWGARASRGDRVPVAGAERLRELPSWRTIVRTESRRRRLGLIGVALAVAGTALLGARFVMVTDEDEALQQRDVVLCMDVSGSMVPVVEDVLDTYVALSAELTEERIGFVMFDANAVTGFALTDDHDEVARRLTAAREELLSEEPVAGTTAPASGSSLVGDGLASCVQHFDRPDETRARTLVLATDNLVSGDSIYTLPQATDLAVERGVMVFGVTPRGAQPHATAELRAQTARTHGDVLVLTPEEPTNTVVITRAVKDQERTALLALAQDRSFDVIVPGVLLALVGLGLSSTAERRRR encoded by the coding sequence GTGGCCCTGATCCAGTGGTGGGTCGGCGCCGCGGTCGTCGGGGCCGCCCTCGTGACGGCGCTGGCCGCGTGGCGCTGGGGCGCCCGCGCCTCCCGCGGCGACAGGGTCCCGGTCGCCGGCGCCGAACGGCTTCGAGAGCTGCCGTCATGGAGGACGATCGTCCGGACAGAGTCACGTCGCCGTCGGCTCGGGCTCATCGGCGTGGCCCTGGCCGTGGCCGGTACGGCGCTGCTGGGCGCCCGGTTCGTGATGGTCACCGACGAGGACGAGGCGCTCCAGCAGCGCGACGTCGTGCTGTGCATGGACGTCTCGGGGTCGATGGTGCCGGTGGTCGAGGACGTCCTCGACACCTATGTGGCGCTGAGCGCTGAGCTCACCGAGGAGCGCATCGGCTTCGTGATGTTCGATGCCAACGCCGTCACCGGCTTCGCCCTGACCGACGACCACGACGAAGTGGCGAGGAGGCTCACGGCCGCCCGCGAGGAGCTCCTCTCCGAGGAGCCCGTGGCCGGCACGACCGCCCCCGCGTCGGGGTCGTCGCTCGTGGGAGACGGTCTGGCCAGCTGTGTGCAGCACTTCGACCGTCCCGACGAGACGCGGGCCCGCACGCTGGTCCTGGCCACCGACAACCTCGTCTCCGGTGACTCCATCTACACCCTGCCGCAGGCCACCGACCTCGCGGTCGAGCGCGGCGTCATGGTGTTCGGGGTGACGCCGCGAGGAGCCCAGCCCCACGCCACGGCCGAGCTGCGCGCACAGACCGCGCGCACCCACGGCGACGTCCTGGTGCTGACCCCCGAGGAGCCCACGAACACGGTGGTGATCACGCGCGCGGTGAAGGACCAGGAGCGCACCGCGTTGCTGGCCCTGGCTCAGGACCGCAGCTTCGACGTCATCGTCCCGGGCGTCCTCCTCGCGCTGGTGGGTCTCGGGCTGTCCTCGACGGCAGAGAGGAGACGCAGGTGA
- a CDS encoding AAA family ATPase yields MSQLSPHDLERATTIIAAVEGAFASKVVGQRTLLRSLLITVMARGHVLLESVPGLAKTLSASVLSSAVAASFSRVQCTPDLLPSDIIGTQVYDPRTATFSTQLGPVHAHFVLLDEINRSSAKTQSAMLEAMQERQTTIGGVTHRLPDPFLVLATQNPIDEEGTYVLPQAQMDRFLLKEVLRHPSPHEEAQMLRRIADGALRDSSVDPVASLDDVVFLQSVADRAHVDESILRYVVEIVNITRDPGAFLPAETARYVEHGASPRGAIAFLQAARAAAVLDGRDHVRPEDVVGVRHQVLRHRLVLTFEAVAAKVSPDDVVDAVFAAVRTP; encoded by the coding sequence ATGTCGCAGCTGAGCCCCCACGACCTCGAGCGGGCCACCACCATCATCGCCGCCGTCGAGGGTGCTTTCGCCAGCAAGGTGGTGGGCCAGCGCACCTTGTTGCGCAGCCTGTTGATCACCGTCATGGCGCGTGGTCATGTCCTCTTGGAGTCCGTGCCGGGACTGGCCAAGACCCTCTCAGCCTCCGTGCTCTCTTCGGCGGTCGCGGCCAGCTTCTCCCGGGTGCAGTGCACCCCCGACCTGCTGCCCTCGGACATCATCGGCACGCAGGTGTACGACCCCCGCACGGCCACGTTCTCCACCCAGCTGGGGCCGGTGCATGCCCACTTCGTGCTGCTCGACGAGATCAACCGGTCCTCCGCCAAGACCCAGTCGGCGATGTTGGAGGCGATGCAGGAGCGTCAGACCACGATCGGTGGGGTGACGCACCGGTTGCCCGACCCCTTCCTGGTGCTGGCCACCCAGAACCCGATCGACGAGGAGGGCACCTACGTCCTGCCGCAGGCGCAGATGGACCGCTTCCTGCTCAAGGAGGTGCTCCGCCACCCGAGTCCGCACGAGGAGGCCCAGATGCTGCGCCGGATCGCCGACGGCGCGCTGCGAGACAGCAGCGTCGACCCGGTGGCGTCCCTGGACGACGTTGTGTTCCTCCAGTCGGTCGCGGACCGGGCGCACGTCGACGAGTCGATCCTGCGCTACGTCGTGGAGATCGTGAACATCACCCGCGACCCTGGTGCGTTCCTGCCGGCGGAGACCGCGCGCTACGTGGAGCACGGCGCCAGCCCGCGAGGTGCCATCGCGTTCCTGCAGGCCGCTCGCGCGGCGGCCGTCCTCGACGGGCGCGACCACGTCCGCCCGGAGGACGTGGTTGGGGTGCGCCACCAGGTGCTGCGCCATCGCCTCGTGCTCACCTTCGAGGCCGTCGCGGCCAAGGTGAGCCCCGACGACGTCGTGGACGCGGTGTTCGCGGCGGTCCGCACTCCCTGA